In one Myxocyprinus asiaticus isolate MX2 ecotype Aquarium Trade chromosome 1, UBuf_Myxa_2, whole genome shotgun sequence genomic region, the following are encoded:
- the LOC127449822 gene encoding mitochondrial glutamate carrier 1-like, which produces MLDREMLAVCGAGTCQVIVTTPVVMLKIQLQDAGRIEAQRRLTGQQGGRGGAKVSVVQVKSPTTLQLSKDMLKDKSIVGLYKGLGATLLREDVPFSIIYFPLFANLNSLGRRNVDGSAQLYMSFLSGCLAGSTSDVAVNPVDVIKTRLQSLASGRQEDTYIGVKDCISRFLNNEGPIAFMKGAYCHALAIAPLFGIAQVVYFMGVSEFVLSLLSGQKH; this is translated from the exons ATGCTGGATAGAGAAATGTTAGCTGTCTGCGGAGCGGGCACCTGTCAA GTGATTGTAACCACTCCTGTGGTGATGCTAAAGATCCAATTACAGGATGCTGGGAGAATAG AGGCCCAGAGGAGGCTGACTGGCCAGCAGGGTGGAAGAGGTGGAGCCAAAGTGAGTGTTGTTCAGGTGAAGTCTCCCACTACTCTCCAGCTGTCTAAAGATATGCTGAAGGACAAAAGCATCGTTGGTCTCTATAAGGGACTGGGGGCCACTCTATTAAGGGA AGATGTGCCCTTTTCCATTATCTACTTCCCGCTGTTTGCTAACCTGAACAGCCTGGGCAGGAGGAATGTTGATGGCTCGGCTCAGCTTTACATGTCCTTCCTCTCTGGCTGTCTTGCAGGATCCACTTCAGATGTTGCTGTTAATCCTGTGGATG TGATAAAGACCAGGCTTCAGTCATTGGCTAGTGGACGTCAGGAGGACACTTATATTGGAGTCAAAGACTGTATCAG CCGGTTTTTAAA taaCGAGGGTCCCATTGCATTCATGAAGGGGGCATACTGTCATGCATTGGCCATTGCTCCCCTTTTTGGCATCGCTCAGGTGGTTTACTTCATGGGAGTTAGTGAATTTGTTCTCAGCCTCCTGTCAGGACAAAAACATTGA